A single genomic interval of Methylocystis sp. IM3 harbors:
- a CDS encoding PsiF family protein: MYKSTKFICAAGAFAALFVGSSAFAETAWKPPAEIAPKAAEAGAASTDAPAATPAAATSQASPADKEKACADQAKEKGLKGKAKKQFKAECLKS; encoded by the coding sequence ATGTACAAGAGCACCAAGTTCATTTGCGCGGCTGGCGCATTCGCTGCGTTGTTCGTCGGATCGTCCGCTTTTGCGGAAACCGCCTGGAAGCCGCCGGCGGAGATCGCCCCCAAGGCCGCCGAGGCCGGCGCCGCATCCACGGACGCCCCGGCCGCCACCCCCGCCGCCGCGACCTCACAGGCTTCGCCTGCGGACAAGGAAAAGGCCTGCGCCGATCAGGCCAAGGAAAAGGGCCTGAAGGGCAAGGCGAAGAAGCAGTTCAAGGCCGAGTGCTTGAAATCCTGA
- a CDS encoding polyprenyl synthetase family protein, with amino-acid sequence MGIVIPLEEKKAAGLDSLLSLIRPDLERTNQLIIQRTGSDVTTIPEVANHLISAGGKRLRPMLVLATAGMCGYKGDGHLKFAAGIEFMHTATLLHDDVVDESSMRRGKIAARMLWGNQTCVLVGDFLLGHAFKMMVEPGMVPPLTVVSQAAAVIAEGEILQLNAAKDTTTTEDAYMGVIRRKTAELFAAAAEVGVMLAGKPRVDEEAARSYGMNLGIAFQLIDDALDYGGSSAKLGKNVGDDFREGKITLPVVLAFRRGSEKEREFWRRTLEKGEINDGDVETACGLMKKHKALDDTIERAAHYGAIARDAMEIFPASPWKDALLEVVDFCIERVY; translated from the coding sequence GTGGGTATCGTTATTCCGCTCGAAGAGAAAAAGGCCGCAGGCCTCGACAGCCTGCTCAGCCTGATCCGCCCGGACCTCGAGCGCACCAATCAGCTCATCATCCAGCGAACGGGCTCCGACGTCACGACGATCCCGGAGGTCGCCAACCATCTGATTTCCGCCGGCGGCAAACGCCTGCGCCCGATGCTCGTGCTCGCGACGGCGGGCATGTGCGGCTACAAGGGCGACGGCCATCTCAAATTCGCCGCCGGCATCGAATTCATGCATACGGCGACGCTTCTCCACGACGACGTCGTGGACGAGTCCAGCATGCGGCGCGGCAAGATCGCGGCGCGGATGCTCTGGGGCAACCAGACCTGCGTGCTCGTCGGCGATTTCCTGCTCGGCCACGCCTTCAAGATGATGGTCGAGCCGGGCATGGTGCCGCCGCTCACCGTGGTCTCGCAGGCCGCGGCCGTCATCGCCGAGGGCGAAATTCTCCAGCTCAACGCCGCCAAGGACACCACGACGACGGAAGACGCCTATATGGGCGTGATCCGCCGCAAGACGGCCGAGCTCTTCGCGGCGGCCGCCGAGGTCGGCGTGATGCTCGCGGGCAAGCCCAGGGTCGACGAGGAAGCCGCGCGCAGCTACGGCATGAATCTCGGCATCGCCTTCCAGCTCATCGACGACGCGCTGGATTACGGCGGCTCCTCCGCCAAGCTCGGCAAGAATGTCGGCGACGATTTCCGCGAGGGCAAGATCACCCTCCCCGTCGTGCTCGCCTTCCGGCGCGGCAGCGAGAAGGAGCGCGAGTTCTGGCGGCGCACGCTCGAGAAGGGCGAGATCAACGACGGCGACGTCGAGACCGCCTGCGGACTCATGAAAAAACACAAGGCGCTCGACGACACGATCGAACGCGCGGCCCATTACGGCGCGATTGCCCGCGACGCGATGGAAATCTTCCCCGCATCGCCCTGGAAGGACGCGCTCCTCGAGGTGGTCGACTTCTGCATCGAGCGGGTTTACTAG
- a CDS encoding response regulator transcription factor, producing the protein MTILLVEGDAELHQSLAGLLSSAGVVAAVSNARECRERLARSTFDLAVLDLNLPDDSGFAMVRYLRRTTRTRIIVHTHRDTLTDRVEAYTQGADLFLVKPAPEAEMLAAVKSLLGREQPSPEAEPGGWLLDKGGGLRGPGGETIRLGHRQIAFMKCLARTPGQPVGRDELRRAIGIEETDESGRALDMFVRRLRNSIEEQAHQKAPITTIYRQGFAFDPASSQATAQAD; encoded by the coding sequence ATGACTATTCTTCTCGTCGAAGGCGATGCGGAACTGCATCAATCTCTCGCCGGCCTCCTTTCATCGGCGGGGGTGGTCGCCGCGGTCTCGAACGCCAGAGAATGTCGAGAGCGGCTGGCGCGATCGACGTTCGACCTTGCCGTGCTCGATCTCAATCTGCCGGACGACAGCGGTTTTGCGATGGTCAGATATCTCCGGCGGACCACGCGCACCCGCATCATCGTCCACACGCATCGCGACACGCTGACAGACCGCGTCGAGGCCTATACCCAGGGCGCCGATCTCTTTCTGGTGAAGCCTGCGCCCGAGGCGGAGATGCTGGCCGCCGTCAAGTCCTTGCTGGGGCGGGAGCAGCCGTCGCCGGAGGCGGAGCCGGGGGGCTGGCTGCTCGATAAGGGTGGCGGCCTGCGTGGGCCCGGCGGGGAGACGATCCGCCTGGGCCACCGCCAGATCGCCTTCATGAAATGCCTCGCCCGGACGCCGGGCCAACCCGTCGGCAGAGATGAACTGCGCCGGGCCATCGGAATCGAGGAGACGGACGAAAGCGGCCGGGCGCTGGACATGTTCGTGCGCCGCCTGCGTAACAGCATCGAGGAGCAGGCCCACCAGAAGGCCCCCATTACGACGATCTATCGGCAGGGTTTCGCCTTCGATCCCGCGTCTTCACAGGCGACCGCGCAGGCGGATTGA
- a CDS encoding tRNA1(Val) (adenine(37)-N6)-methyltransferase → MSDGEIDGFLEGRLRLRQGRGHRAGHDAVLLASATPPDARGLILDIGAGAGAVGLMAALHAPAAQVGLVEIDRQTCALARENIERNGLAARVTAHEADVASATSRRAAGLVDEQAALILTNPPFHEPSRVRVTPDAGKARAHVAAAPLSEWVRGALALLAPGGRFAMIHRADALADCLAAVAGRLGGVSVLPIYSRPGAPATRILLQGTKGSKAPLALLPPKAIWDQ, encoded by the coding sequence ATGAGCGACGGCGAAATCGACGGATTTCTCGAAGGACGGCTGCGACTGCGGCAGGGGCGGGGCCACCGCGCAGGCCATGACGCGGTCTTGCTCGCCTCCGCGACGCCTCCGGACGCCCGTGGTCTGATCCTCGACATCGGGGCCGGGGCCGGAGCCGTGGGGCTCATGGCCGCCCTGCACGCCCCCGCCGCCCAAGTCGGGCTGGTCGAGATCGATCGGCAGACCTGCGCGCTCGCGCGAGAGAACATCGAACGCAACGGCCTTGCGGCGCGCGTGACGGCGCATGAGGCCGACGTCGCCTCTGCGACGTCGCGCCGCGCAGCCGGGCTCGTCGACGAGCAGGCTGCGCTCATCCTCACCAATCCGCCGTTTCACGAACCGTCGCGCGTGCGTGTGACGCCGGACGCCGGCAAGGCCCGCGCCCATGTCGCCGCCGCGCCGCTCTCGGAATGGGTGCGCGGCGCGCTCGCGCTGCTCGCGCCGGGCGGGCGTTTTGCGATGATCCATCGCGCCGACGCGCTCGCCGATTGCCTCGCCGCCGTCGCCGGAAGGCTCGGCGGCGTTTCGGTTCTGCCGATCTACTCCCGCCCCGGCGCGCCTGCGACGCGCATCCTGCTACAGGGGACGAAGGGATCGAAAGCGCCGCTGGCGCTTCTGCCGCCGAAGGCAATCTGGGATCAATAG